In Verrucomicrobiota bacterium, a genomic segment contains:
- a CDS encoding NUDIX hydrolase yields the protein MPLPWPLLRSEPLGDHRIFKVRRDFKRSPRTGAEHDFFVLECPDWVNVIALTPEGGLVCVEQFRHGTNTVELEIPGGVMDPHETDPVATGVRELREETGYEGSRARVIGAVWANPAIQGNTVHTVLVEDCRPTGTVEPDCGEDLATRLIPAAEIASLVSSGKVRHSLVVAALLHFELWHRAG from the coding sequence ATGCCCCTCCCCTGGCCACTCCTCCGTTCCGAGCCGCTCGGCGACCACCGCATTTTCAAGGTCCGGCGCGACTTCAAGCGCTCGCCGCGGACTGGAGCCGAACATGACTTCTTCGTGCTCGAATGCCCCGACTGGGTGAACGTGATCGCCCTCACGCCCGAAGGCGGGCTCGTGTGCGTCGAGCAATTCCGCCACGGCACCAACACCGTCGAACTCGAAATCCCCGGCGGCGTCATGGACCCGCACGAGACTGACCCCGTCGCGACGGGCGTGCGCGAGTTGCGCGAGGAAACCGGCTACGAAGGCTCCCGTGCCCGCGTCATCGGCGCCGTGTGGGCCAATCCCGCGATTCAAGGCAACACCGTCCACACCGTGCTCGTGGAGGATTGCCGGCCAACGGGCACGGTCGAACCCGACTGCGGCGAGGACCTCGCCACGCGCCTGATTCCCGCAGCGGAGATCGCGTCGCTCGTCTCCTCCGGAAAGGTCCGGCACTCGCTCGTCGTCGCCGCGCTGCTCCACTTCGAACTGTGGCATCGGGCCGGATAG
- a CDS encoding LpxI family protein — MNDLSGFMRMKLNTLTAGCGFPIFFRPMALCIRAVPCYARRVSEAFQSIGIIAGSRELPLVFARQARAMGVRRIVAAAFEGETDPALAALVDDIEWLRVGQLSRMIETFTRRGVTHCVMAGQIAPRNLFDLRPDLRAMAMLLKLREKNAHTIFGAIIEEMRKDGVDVVPAIPWLKPLMPGAGFRIGPKPTDVQREDIAFGLRLAREMSRLDIGQTVVVKDGTVLAVEGFEGTDRCLARGGELAGKAGGAVAVKLAKPDHDMRFDIPCIGALTIETCAKSGVTVLAVEPGRTLLLEQERCEQLAHAGGVTVVTTD, encoded by the coding sequence ATGAACGACTTGTCCGGCTTCATGCGGATGAAGTTGAACACGCTCACCGCGGGGTGCGGGTTCCCGATCTTCTTCCGGCCAATGGCGCTGTGCATTCGAGCCGTGCCTTGCTACGCTCGCCGTGTGAGCGAAGCGTTCCAGTCCATCGGCATCATCGCGGGGAGCCGCGAGTTGCCGCTCGTGTTCGCGAGGCAGGCGCGGGCGATGGGCGTCCGGCGCATCGTCGCCGCGGCGTTCGAGGGCGAGACCGACCCGGCGCTCGCCGCGCTCGTGGATGACATCGAATGGCTGCGCGTCGGCCAGCTCTCGCGGATGATCGAGACGTTCACCCGGCGCGGCGTGACGCACTGCGTGATGGCCGGGCAGATCGCGCCGCGAAACCTCTTTGACCTGCGCCCGGACCTGCGCGCGATGGCCATGCTCCTGAAGCTTCGCGAGAAAAATGCCCACACCATCTTCGGCGCGATCATCGAGGAGATGCGCAAGGACGGCGTGGACGTCGTGCCCGCGATCCCGTGGCTCAAGCCGCTGATGCCCGGCGCGGGATTTCGCATCGGCCCGAAACCGACGGACGTCCAGCGCGAGGACATCGCGTTCGGGCTGAGGCTCGCGCGTGAGATGTCGCGGCTGGACATCGGGCAGACGGTCGTCGTCAAGGACGGCACGGTGCTCGCGGTCGAGGGTTTCGAGGGGACAGACCGTTGCCTCGCCCGCGGCGGCGAGCTCGCGGGCAAAGCGGGCGGCGCCGTGGCGGTGAAGCTTGCCAAGCCGGATCACGACATGCGCTTTGACATTCCCTGCATCGGCGCGCTGACGATCGAAACGTGCGCGAAGTCCGGCGTGACCGTGCTGGCCGTCGAACCGGGCCGCACACTGCTGCTCGAGCAGGAGCGCTGCGAGCAACTCGCGCACGCCGGCGGCGTGACCGTGGTGACCACGGATTGA
- a CDS encoding formylglycine-generating enzyme family protein gives MVWIPGGKFAMGATDGQADEKPVHEVVVDGFWMDKTEVTNEQFDRFVRATGYITVAERKPNPEDFPGVPPDKLVAGSIVFSPPDVVGSLRDHMQWWEYVAGANWRHPEGPKSSIAGREKHPVVHVCWFDAVAYGKWAGKRLPTEAEWEYAARGGVAGAAYIWGAEQNPGGKLLANTWQGRFPKENTLGDGHQFAAPVGSYPANGFGLHDMAGNVWEWCLDWYLPEYYAQSPKDNPQGPDRSHDPNEPGIAKRVSRGGSFLCTDQYCSGFRPAMRMKTSPDTGLQHTGFRCVRTK, from the coding sequence ATGGTGTGGATTCCCGGCGGCAAGTTCGCGATGGGCGCGACCGATGGGCAGGCCGATGAAAAACCAGTGCACGAGGTCGTCGTGGATGGGTTCTGGATGGACAAGACCGAGGTGACAAACGAGCAATTTGACAGGTTCGTCCGGGCGACCGGCTACATCACCGTCGCCGAGCGCAAGCCGAACCCGGAGGATTTTCCCGGCGTGCCGCCGGACAAGCTGGTGGCCGGTTCGATCGTGTTCAGTCCGCCCGACGTCGTCGGGTCGTTGCGCGATCACATGCAATGGTGGGAATACGTGGCGGGCGCGAACTGGCGGCACCCCGAGGGGCCGAAGTCGAGCATCGCCGGGCGCGAGAAGCACCCCGTCGTGCACGTGTGCTGGTTCGATGCGGTGGCGTATGGCAAGTGGGCCGGCAAGCGGCTTCCGACCGAGGCCGAGTGGGAATACGCCGCGCGCGGCGGAGTCGCCGGCGCGGCTTACATCTGGGGCGCGGAACAGAATCCGGGCGGCAAGCTGCTTGCGAACACCTGGCAGGGGCGCTTCCCGAAGGAGAACACGCTGGGTGACGGGCATCAGTTCGCCGCGCCCGTCGGCTCCTACCCTGCGAACGGCTTCGGCCTGCACGACATGGCGGGCAACGTATGGGAGTGGTGCCTCGACTGGTATCTGCCCGAATACTACGCGCAGAGCCCGAAGGACAACCCGCAGGGCCCCGACCGCAGCCACGACCCGAACGAACCCGGCATCGCGAAGCGCGTCTCCCGCGGCGGCTCGTTCCTGTGCACGGACCAGTATTGCTCGGGCTTCCGGCCCGCGATGCGGATGAAGACCTCGCCCGACACCGGCCTCCAGCACACGGGCTTCCGGTGTGTGCGGACGAAGTGA
- a CDS encoding PDZ domain-containing protein yields the protein MVNPMWLGSGKSAGSRPADARAPLRFPRLPRRSLQLASAQPTPIAVPLSDLLRRARALFIAMLAVPAMIASLALPAGAADKLDEWSRMDFRQIVAGSKDKVFPTVVFIRCLRESMEGGRKQTQEVSGSGVLISATGEVLSNWHVVEKATEVRCLLFNGHAYEAKIVGLDKDTDISLLQLKLKPGEPPLPFAPLGDSMKLKEGDFVMAMGAPWGLSRSVSIGIVSCTRRFLPGVSEYSLWLQTDAAISPGNSGGPLVNTSGEVIGINTRGIMSGGDTGFAIPSTVIRELVSQIRAHGKIPWSWTGLQLQPLRDFNKNIYFDATEGVVVAETDPESPAKRAGIQTGDRILRLNGESLTATTEEDLPDLRRRLGLLAKGKPAKLEVVRQGNVMNIELTPREKGRVEGEELDCPRWDFTVKVINQFDNPDLYFHRTKGVFVYGTKSPGNAQSAGLQSRDILLKIDGQDVLTLDDVRGLHKKAIGNVATKPRLVFSVLRGGLLRQIVLDFSRNYEKD from the coding sequence ATGGTCAACCCGATGTGGTTGGGTAGCGGAAAATCCGCCGGCTCGCGGCCGGCAGACGCCCGTGCCCCGCTCCGTTTTCCCCGCTTGCCCCGGCGCTCGCTTCAACTAGCATCCGCCCAACCAACCCCAATCGCTGTGCCACTTTCTGACTTGCTCCGACGTGCCCGCGCCCTCTTCATCGCAATGCTCGCGGTCCCCGCGATGATCGCCTCGCTCGCGCTGCCGGCGGGCGCGGCCGACAAGCTCGACGAATGGTCGCGGATGGATTTCCGCCAGATCGTCGCGGGCTCCAAGGACAAGGTCTTCCCCACCGTCGTCTTCATCCGCTGCCTGCGCGAGAGCATGGAAGGCGGGCGCAAGCAGACGCAGGAAGTCTCCGGCTCCGGCGTGCTCATCTCCGCCACGGGCGAGGTGCTCTCCAACTGGCACGTCGTCGAGAAAGCCACCGAGGTCCGCTGCCTCCTCTTCAACGGCCACGCTTACGAGGCGAAGATCGTCGGGCTCGACAAGGACACCGACATCTCGCTGCTCCAGCTCAAGCTGAAGCCCGGCGAACCGCCGCTGCCCTTCGCGCCGCTCGGCGACTCCATGAAGCTCAAGGAAGGCGACTTCGTGATGGCCATGGGCGCGCCGTGGGGACTCTCGCGCAGCGTGAGCATCGGCATCGTGTCCTGCACGCGGCGCTTCCTGCCCGGCGTGAGCGAATACAGCCTCTGGCTCCAGACCGACGCCGCCATCAGCCCCGGCAATTCCGGCGGCCCGCTCGTCAACACCAGCGGCGAAGTCATCGGCATCAACACCCGCGGCATCATGAGCGGCGGCGACACCGGCTTCGCCATCCCCTCGACCGTCATCCGCGAACTCGTCTCGCAGATTCGCGCGCACGGCAAGATTCCGTGGAGCTGGACCGGCCTCCAGCTCCAGCCGCTGCGCGACTTCAACAAAAACATCTACTTCGACGCCACCGAGGGCGTGGTCGTGGCCGAGACCGACCCCGAGAGCCCCGCCAAGCGCGCGGGCATCCAGACCGGCGACCGCATCCTGCGCCTCAACGGCGAGAGCCTCACCGCGACCACCGAGGAGGATTTGCCCGACCTGCGCCGCCGGCTCGGACTGCTCGCGAAGGGCAAGCCCGCGAAGCTCGAAGTCGTCCGGCAGGGCAACGTGATGAACATCGAGCTCACGCCGCGCGAGAAGGGCCGCGTCGAGGGCGAGGAACTCGACTGCCCGCGCTGGGACTTCACCGTCAAGGTCATCAACCAGTTCGACAACCCCGACCTCTACTTCCACCGCACCAAGGGCGTGTTCGTCTACGGCACCAAGTCACCCGGCAACGCGCAGTCCGCCGGGCTGCAATCGCGCGACATCCTGCTCAAGATTGACGGGCAGGACGTGCTCACCCTCGACGACGTGCGCGGGCTGCACAAGAAGGCCATCGGAAACGTGGCCACCAAGCCGCGGCTCGTGTTCAGCGTGCTCCGCGGCGGCCTGCTCCGGCAGATCGTTTTGGACTTCTCGCGCAACTACGAGAAGGACTGA
- a CDS encoding SDR family oxidoreductase produces MTIHTELQGRCVLVTGGANGIGEATVRAFHGLGARVFFCDTDARAGQRLVKELGHGADFQRVDLRRETDICRWISRSAARGGGIHVLVNNAAIDPRMPQEHASVKFLDELWAVNLRAYILTAREASRHMPEGMGAIINLCSLTFHTAPVNMTAYVATKGGVLGFTRSLARELGPRGIRVNAVSPGWIMTERQLREYVTPAVKRLIREAQCIETLLAPEEIADVILFLASDSSRALTGQELLADRGWQHS; encoded by the coding sequence ATGACGATCCACACGGAGCTTCAAGGCCGCTGCGTCCTCGTGACCGGCGGCGCCAACGGCATCGGCGAGGCCACGGTCCGCGCGTTTCACGGGCTCGGCGCGCGCGTGTTCTTTTGCGACACCGACGCGCGGGCCGGGCAGCGGCTCGTGAAGGAGCTCGGCCACGGCGCGGATTTCCAGCGCGTGGACCTCCGCCGCGAGACGGACATCTGCCGGTGGATTTCCCGAAGCGCGGCGCGCGGCGGCGGCATCCACGTGCTCGTGAACAATGCCGCCATCGATCCGCGCATGCCGCAGGAACACGCATCCGTGAAGTTCCTCGACGAGCTGTGGGCGGTGAACCTGCGCGCCTACATCCTCACCGCGCGCGAGGCGTCGCGCCACATGCCCGAGGGGATGGGCGCCATCATCAACCTCTGCTCGCTGACCTTCCACACGGCGCCCGTGAACATGACCGCCTACGTCGCGACCAAGGGCGGCGTGCTCGGCTTCACGCGCTCGCTCGCGCGCGAGCTCGGGCCGCGCGGCATCCGCGTGAACGCCGTCTCGCCCGGCTGGATCATGACCGAGCGGCAGCTTCGCGAATACGTGACGCCCGCGGTGAAGCGGCTCATCCGCGAGGCGCAGTGCATCGAGACGCTGCTCGCCCCGGAGGAAATCGCGGACGTGATTCTCTTCCTCGCGAGCGATTCGAGCCGCGCGCTCACGGGACAGGAACTTCTCGCGGACCGCGGCTGGCAGCATTCGTGA
- a CDS encoding glutamine synthetase encodes MTLAQLKSQIKSGFIDTVLVAFPDPFGRLVGKRFRADFFLDSVVKHGTHGCNYLLTVNLDMDPLDGFKVANWDAGFGDFVFRADMDTLRVLPWQPGAAFVLCDLAREDGTLVAEAPRSVLRRQLDLLAKQGQTCVCASELEFYLFNQTYEAARAGGYRELQPSSDYRIDYHLMQPTRDEPLMRAIRNGMCAARVPVESSKGEWSRGQHEINFTCAAPLPMADMHALFKQGVREIAAQHGRAVTFMAKYAPGEAGNSCHIHMSLWRGGKNMFAGEVGKRRKAKGKSAETTSVEGSKLFRQFLGGLMKYSPELCLFFGPTINSYKRYQPGSWAPTRMAWAVDNRTTGFRVVGHDGSFRIENRMPGADANPYLAFAAMLAAGMAGVREKLDCGPEYHGNAYVDPKLARLPSSLRAATGLFEKSNLARTAFGDDVVDFYTHHARLEHEAFGNAVTDWEKQRYFEQI; translated from the coding sequence ATGACCCTCGCCCAACTCAAATCCCAGATTAAGTCCGGATTCATCGACACCGTCCTCGTCGCCTTCCCTGATCCATTCGGCCGGCTGGTGGGCAAGCGGTTCCGCGCCGACTTCTTCCTCGACTCGGTCGTGAAGCACGGGACGCACGGATGCAATTACCTGCTCACGGTGAACCTCGACATGGACCCGCTCGATGGCTTCAAGGTCGCGAACTGGGACGCGGGCTTCGGCGACTTTGTGTTCCGGGCGGACATGGACACGCTGCGAGTGCTGCCGTGGCAGCCGGGTGCGGCGTTCGTGCTGTGCGACCTAGCGCGCGAGGACGGCACGCTCGTCGCGGAAGCGCCGCGCTCCGTGCTGCGCCGGCAATTGGACTTGCTCGCGAAGCAGGGCCAGACCTGCGTCTGCGCGAGCGAGCTGGAGTTTTACCTGTTCAACCAGACCTACGAAGCCGCGCGCGCGGGCGGCTACCGCGAACTCCAGCCGTCGAGCGACTACCGGATTGATTACCACCTCATGCAGCCGACGCGCGACGAGCCGCTCATGCGCGCCATCCGCAACGGCATGTGCGCCGCGCGCGTGCCGGTGGAGAGCAGCAAGGGCGAGTGGAGCCGCGGCCAGCACGAGATCAACTTCACCTGCGCCGCCCCGCTGCCGATGGCGGACATGCACGCGCTCTTCAAGCAGGGCGTTCGCGAAATCGCCGCGCAGCACGGCAGGGCGGTGACGTTCATGGCGAAGTATGCGCCGGGCGAAGCGGGCAACTCGTGCCACATTCACATGAGCTTGTGGAGGGGTGGGAAGAACATGTTCGCGGGCGAAGTAGGCAAAAGGCGAAAGGCAAAAGGCAAAAGTGCCGAGACGACAAGCGTGGAGGGTTCCAAGCTCTTTCGACAATTCCTCGGCGGCCTGATGAAATACTCGCCGGAGCTGTGCCTGTTCTTCGGGCCGACCATCAACAGCTACAAGCGCTACCAGCCCGGCAGTTGGGCGCCGACGCGCATGGCGTGGGCGGTGGACAACCGCACGACCGGCTTCCGCGTCGTGGGGCACGACGGCTCGTTCCGCATCGAGAACCGGATGCCGGGCGCGGATGCGAACCCGTATCTCGCCTTCGCCGCGATGCTGGCGGCCGGCATGGCGGGCGTGCGCGAGAAACTGGACTGCGGCCCCGAGTATCACGGCAACGCCTACGTGGACCCGAAGCTCGCCCGCCTCCCGAGTTCCCTGCGCGCCGCGACCGGCCTCTTCGAGAAGTCCAACCTCGCCCGCACCGCCTTCGGCGACGACGTGGTGGACTTCTACACCCACCACGCGCGGCTGGAGCACGAGGCGTTCGGCAACGCCGTGACCGACTGGGAGAAGCAGCGTTACTTCGAGCAGATTTGA
- a CDS encoding aldehyde dehydrogenase produces MQLINPATEEAFTEVATATPADASAAVESAQRAWEDSWRNLAPGKRAEILFNIARVLREHREELAQLECANIGKPISDARDEIGLGSRVFEYYAGAIGQFCGQTIPVARGGLDFTLREPMGVVAAIVPWNFPFPIACWKAAPALAAGNCVVLKPASLSPLTALRLGELAFAAGLPPGVLQVLVGPGSAIGDALVTHPLVRKVSFTGSTEIGRRLMELASRDLKRVSLELGGKSPNIVFADADWQRAADTSPLSVFANTGQDCCARSRVFVERGIYEAFAERFVAATKKLIVGDPKQDATQLGPLVSAAQRASVEDFLTDAKKCGTKFACGGNRPRVQSSAEDTPHPASGHPLPSSDEGRGQGEGCSSPSKGFYLEPTVLLDVDKSTRCWREEIFGPVVCIVPFDHEEQMLRAVNASPYGLSGSIWTNDLRRALRVARAVQSGVLSINSHSSVHVEAPFGGYKQSGLGRDLGMAAMEGYTEVKNVYVAE; encoded by the coding sequence ATGCAACTCATCAACCCCGCCACCGAGGAGGCTTTCACCGAAGTCGCTACCGCCACGCCTGCGGATGCGAGCGCCGCCGTCGAGTCCGCGCAGCGGGCTTGGGAGGATAGCTGGCGCAATCTCGCGCCCGGCAAGCGCGCGGAAATCCTCTTCAACATCGCCCGCGTCCTGCGCGAGCACCGCGAGGAACTCGCGCAGCTCGAATGCGCGAACATCGGCAAGCCCATCAGCGATGCGCGGGATGAAATCGGCCTCGGCTCGCGGGTCTTCGAGTATTACGCGGGAGCCATCGGCCAGTTCTGCGGGCAGACCATCCCCGTCGCGCGCGGCGGGCTGGACTTCACCCTGCGCGAGCCGATGGGCGTGGTCGCGGCCATCGTGCCGTGGAATTTCCCATTCCCCATCGCGTGCTGGAAGGCCGCGCCCGCCCTGGCGGCCGGCAACTGCGTCGTGCTCAAACCCGCGTCGCTCTCGCCGCTCACCGCGCTGCGGCTCGGCGAACTCGCCTTCGCCGCCGGGTTGCCGCCCGGTGTGCTGCAGGTGCTCGTCGGCCCGGGTTCCGCCATCGGCGATGCGCTCGTCACGCATCCGCTTGTGCGCAAGGTTTCCTTCACCGGCTCAACGGAGATTGGCCGGCGCCTCATGGAACTCGCCTCGCGCGATTTGAAGCGCGTCTCGCTCGAACTCGGCGGCAAGTCGCCGAACATCGTCTTCGCGGACGCCGACTGGCAGCGCGCCGCCGACACCTCGCCGCTGAGCGTCTTCGCCAACACCGGCCAGGACTGCTGCGCCCGCAGCCGCGTCTTCGTCGAGCGCGGGATTTACGAGGCATTCGCCGAACGCTTCGTCGCTGCCACGAAGAAGCTTATCGTCGGCGACCCGAAGCAGGACGCAACGCAACTTGGCCCGCTCGTCTCCGCAGCCCAGCGTGCGAGCGTGGAGGACTTCCTCACCGACGCGAAGAAGTGCGGAACGAAGTTTGCATGCGGCGGCAATCGGCCCCGGGTCCAGTCATCGGCCGAAGACACCCCTCACCCGGCCTCCGGCCACCCTCTCCCCTCATCCGATGAGGGGAGAGGGCAGGGTGAGGGGTGTTCGTCGCCAAGCAAGGGCTTTTACCTTGAACCCACCGTCCTGCTGGACGTGGACAAGTCCACCCGCTGCTGGCGCGAGGAAATCTTCGGCCCGGTCGTGTGCATCGTGCCCTTCGACCACGAGGAGCAGATGCTCCGCGCCGTCAACGCGTCGCCCTACGGCCTCAGCGGCTCCATCTGGACGAACGACCTCCGCCGCGCCCTCCGCGTCGCCCGTGCCGTGCAAAGCGGCGTCCTCAGCATCAACTCGCACAGCAGCGTGCATGTGGAGGCGCCGTTCGGCGGATACAAGCAGAGCGGGCTGGGCCGGGACTTGGGCATGGCGGCGATGGAGGGGTATACGGAGGTGAAGAATGTGTATGTGGCGGAATGA
- a CDS encoding peptide ABC transporter substrate-binding protein, whose amino-acid sequence MKPLCWLAAAALSLSACSPKQPSPEPAPGSGTAAPAKSGKVEQILHKGNGAEPADLDPQIVTGVTEHHLIMALQEGLVIEDPKDLHPIPGVAEKWDISSDGKVYTFHLRKNARWSNGQPVVAKDFLEAYKRMLTPSLASQYAYMHFVVKNAEAFNKGTLTDFSQVGYAAPDDHTFSLTLESPTPYLLSLMCHTSWLPVHVPTVAKFGDPYQRITMSKDGKGGAQGNKWTRPGNYVGNGPFVLAEWRENEVIIVKRSPTYWDAATVKLDAIHFHSITSQETEEREFRAGNLHITETLPLSKIDVYKKENPALLKIDPYLGVYFYRINTTKPPLNNRRVRRALAMTVDRESLVKYVTKGGQLPAHSLVPPDTAGYNGTARVPTDIAAAKKLLAEAGFPDGKGLPPIQLLYNTQEAHRIIAEAIQQMWKKNLGIEVELLNQEWKVYLDSQRTMNYQICRAGWIGDYNDPNTFMDMWLKDGGQNETGWTNPEYDRLVRAAGATGEQAKRYELFQKAEAILMDECPIIPIYFYTRVHLQRPNVKGWYPTILDNHPYKFVWME is encoded by the coding sequence ATGAAACCACTGTGTTGGCTGGCCGCGGCCGCGTTGTCGCTGTCCGCCTGCTCGCCGAAGCAACCTTCCCCCGAACCCGCCCCCGGTTCAGGCACGGCCGCGCCCGCCAAGTCCGGCAAGGTCGAGCAAATCCTTCACAAGGGCAACGGCGCGGAGCCGGCGGACCTCGACCCGCAGATCGTCACAGGCGTCACCGAGCATCATCTCATCATGGCGTTGCAGGAGGGGCTCGTCATCGAGGATCCGAAGGACCTGCACCCCATTCCCGGCGTCGCCGAGAAGTGGGACATCTCGTCCGACGGCAAGGTTTACACGTTCCACCTCCGCAAGAACGCCAGGTGGTCCAACGGCCAGCCCGTCGTGGCGAAGGATTTCCTCGAGGCCTACAAGCGCATGCTCACGCCGTCACTCGCCTCGCAGTATGCCTACATGCATTTCGTGGTGAAGAACGCCGAGGCCTTCAACAAGGGCACGCTCACGGACTTCTCGCAGGTCGGCTACGCCGCGCCGGACGACCACACGTTCAGCCTCACCCTCGAATCGCCCACGCCCTATCTGCTCTCGCTCATGTGCCACACGTCGTGGCTTCCCGTGCACGTGCCCACGGTCGCGAAGTTCGGCGACCCCTACCAGCGCATCACGATGAGCAAGGACGGCAAGGGCGGCGCGCAAGGCAACAAGTGGACCCGCCCCGGCAACTACGTCGGCAACGGCCCGTTCGTCCTCGCCGAGTGGCGCGAGAACGAAGTCATCATCGTCAAGCGCAGCCCCACCTACTGGGACGCCGCGACGGTGAAGCTCGACGCGATTCACTTCCACAGCATCACGAGCCAGGAGACCGAGGAGCGCGAGTTCCGCGCCGGCAACCTGCACATCACCGAGACACTGCCGCTCTCCAAGATCGACGTTTACAAGAAGGAAAACCCGGCGTTGCTCAAGATCGACCCGTATCTCGGCGTCTACTTCTACCGCATCAACACCACCAAGCCGCCGCTCAACAACCGGCGCGTGCGCCGCGCGCTGGCGATGACCGTGGACCGCGAGTCCCTCGTGAAATACGTGACCAAGGGCGGCCAGCTCCCCGCCCACAGCCTCGTGCCGCCCGACACCGCCGGCTACAACGGCACCGCGCGCGTGCCGACGGACATCGCCGCCGCGAAAAAACTGCTCGCCGAGGCGGGCTTCCCCGACGGCAAGGGCCTGCCCCCCATCCAGCTCCTTTACAACACCCAGGAAGCCCACCGCATCATCGCCGAGGCCATTCAGCAGATGTGGAAGAAGAACCTCGGCATCGAGGTCGAGCTGCTGAACCAGGAGTGGAAGGTCTATCTCGATTCGCAGCGGACGATGAACTACCAGATTTGCCGCGCCGGCTGGATCGGCGACTACAACGACCCCAACACCTTCATGGACATGTGGCTCAAGGACGGCGGCCAAAACGAAACCGGCTGGACGAATCCCGAATACGACCGCCTCGTGCGCGCGGCCGGGGCCACCGGCGAGCAGGCGAAGCGCTACGAACTCTTCCAAAAAGCCGAGGCCATCCTGATGGACGAATGCCCCATCATCCCCATCTACTTCTACACCCGCGTCCACCTCCAGCGCCCCAACGTCAAAGGCTGGTATCCGACCATCCTCGACAATCACCCCTACAAGTTCGTGTGGATGGAATGA
- a CDS encoding ABC transporter permease subunit → MFRFILRRVLQTIPVLFVIATLTFFMLRFAPGGPFTQEKSLPPEIEARLRAAYRMDQPLWKQYVLQLGDWCRGDLGVSTKHLQKSVSEVIAKHAPVSAQLAVWALLIGLVIGVPAGVIAAYKPNTATDYIPMSCAMAGICVPTFVLGPLLALTFALGLKWFDPSGWNEPRDMVLPALTLGAHLAAYIARLTRGGMLEVMSQDFIRTARAKGANARRILVKHAMRGGLLPVISYLGPAVAGLITGSFVVETVFNIPGLGRYFVGAAFDRDYTMVTGTVLFYAVLVIGLNTVVDIVLVWLNPRLRLE, encoded by the coding sequence ATGTTCCGCTTCATCCTCCGCCGCGTGCTGCAGACCATCCCGGTCCTGTTTGTCATCGCCACGCTCACATTCTTCATGCTGCGCTTCGCGCCGGGCGGCCCGTTCACCCAGGAGAAAAGCCTGCCGCCGGAGATTGAGGCGCGACTCCGCGCCGCGTATCGCATGGACCAGCCGCTCTGGAAGCAATATGTCCTCCAGCTCGGCGACTGGTGCCGCGGCGATTTGGGCGTGTCCACCAAGCACCTCCAGAAGAGCGTCTCCGAGGTCATCGCCAAGCACGCGCCCGTGTCCGCGCAGCTCGCGGTATGGGCGCTGCTCATCGGCCTGGTGATCGGCGTGCCCGCGGGCGTCATCGCCGCCTACAAGCCGAACACGGCGACGGATTACATCCCCATGTCGTGCGCGATGGCGGGCATCTGCGTGCCCACGTTCGTGCTCGGGCCGCTGCTCGCGCTCACGTTCGCGCTGGGGTTGAAGTGGTTCGACCCCTCCGGCTGGAACGAGCCCCGGGACATGGTGCTGCCCGCGCTCACGCTCGGCGCGCATCTGGCCGCCTACATCGCGCGGCTCACCCGCGGCGGAATGCTCGAGGTGATGAGCCAGGACTTCATCCGCACCGCGCGCGCGAAGGGCGCGAACGCGCGGCGCATCCTCGTGAAGCACGCGATGCGCGGCGGCTTGCTGCCGGTCATCTCGTATCTCGGCCCGGCGGTGGCGGGGCTCATCACGGGCTCGTTCGTGGTGGAGACGGTCTTCAACATCCCGGGCCTCGGCCGCTACTTCGTGGGCGCGGCGTTCGACCGGGATTACACGATGGTCACGGGCACGGTGCTGTTCTACGCGGTGCTGGTCATCGGCTTGAATACGGTCGTGGACATCGTGCTCGTGTGGCTCAACCCAAGGCTGCGATTGGAATGA